One window from the genome of Salisaeta longa DSM 21114 encodes:
- the rsgA gene encoding ribosome small subunit-dependent GTPase A: MAETAHREGIVTRSTGSWYDVRTDDGTTVPARVRGKFRLADNDVTNPVAVGDRVTLRMNEQDDTGLIVDIHERTTKLSRRAAGRRAGEEHVIVANVDRAWAVQAVDLPRFNPGFVDRFLVMAEVFDLPAGIILNKIDLMDDISSEHAAAVDDFCTLYNDLGYPVLPTSATAPANIDLLREALHDEVSVVTGPSGTGKSSLLNAVEDTLDVATGAVSQKTRKGTHTTTYATLHPLSFGGYIVDTPGIREFGLLDMHPADLCHFFVEFIPYLDDCRFPDCTHDHEPGCAVKDAVDAGAIHPMRYESYCNILYSLQDGQEGTGR; the protein is encoded by the coding sequence ATGGCCGAGACCGCCCACCGCGAAGGCATCGTGACCCGCTCCACCGGCAGCTGGTATGACGTACGCACCGACGACGGCACGACGGTGCCCGCCCGGGTGCGTGGCAAGTTTCGTCTGGCCGATAACGACGTGACCAATCCCGTGGCCGTGGGCGACCGGGTGACGCTGCGGATGAACGAGCAGGACGATACGGGCCTTATCGTGGACATTCACGAGCGTACGACCAAGCTCAGCCGCCGCGCGGCGGGCCGGCGGGCCGGCGAGGAGCACGTAATCGTGGCAAATGTGGACCGGGCCTGGGCCGTGCAGGCGGTCGATCTGCCGCGCTTCAATCCGGGCTTCGTGGACCGCTTTCTGGTCATGGCCGAGGTGTTCGATCTGCCCGCGGGCATCATCCTCAACAAGATCGACCTCATGGACGACATCTCGTCCGAACACGCCGCTGCGGTGGACGACTTCTGCACGCTGTACAACGACCTGGGCTACCCGGTGCTGCCAACCAGCGCCACCGCGCCGGCCAACATCGACCTGCTGCGCGAGGCCCTACACGATGAAGTGAGCGTCGTGACGGGGCCCTCGGGCACGGGCAAGTCGAGCTTGCTTAACGCCGTTGAGGATACGCTGGACGTAGCCACCGGCGCGGTGAGCCAGAAGACGCGCAAGGGCACGCACACCACCACCTACGCCACGCTGCACCCGCTTTCCTTTGGCGGCTACATCGTGGATACGCCGGGCATCCGCGAGTTTGGGCTGCTGGACATGCACCCGGCCGACCTGTGCCACTTCTTCGTGGAGTTCATCCCCTACCTGGACGACTGCCGCTTTCCCGACTGCACGCACGACCATGAGCCGGGCTGCGCGGTGAAGGACGCCGTAGACGCGGGCGCCATCCACCCGATGCGCTACGAGAGCTACTGCAACATCTTGTACTCGCTGCAGGACGGCCAGGAAGGCACCGGACGGTAG
- the hemE gene encoding uroporphyrinogen decarboxylase, which produces MPSFPPLQNDLILRAARGAPTARTPVWMMRQAGRYLPEYQAVRAKHSFFEVVGTPELAAEVTLQPIERFPLDAAIIFSDILVIPQALGLTVEMVPGKGPHFPEPLDGPAALDRLVTPDLDAALGHVFEALTLTRHRLDGRVPLIGFAGAPWTLMAYMIEGGGSKTYKQARAWLYRHPDAAHALLERLATLIGDYLVRQIDAGAQLVQVFDSWAGLLGPSTFQTFGLPYLTAIAERVKAAHPDTPAIVFAKGAPYALDALADTPYDVISLDWTMDPAAARQTVGARAVLQGNLDPCALYAAPADIRRHVHDMLAGFGPQPHIANLGHGMHPTHDPEHARAFIEAVHDVSEQMHGG; this is translated from the coding sequence ATGCCTTCGTTTCCGCCCCTGCAAAACGACTTGATCCTCCGCGCGGCCCGCGGGGCGCCCACCGCCCGCACGCCGGTGTGGATGATGCGCCAGGCCGGACGCTACCTGCCGGAGTACCAGGCGGTGCGCGCCAAGCATTCCTTTTTTGAGGTGGTGGGCACGCCCGAGCTGGCCGCCGAGGTGACGCTGCAGCCCATCGAGCGCTTTCCGCTGGATGCGGCGATCATCTTTTCGGACATCCTCGTCATCCCGCAGGCGCTGGGGCTCACGGTAGAGATGGTGCCGGGCAAGGGCCCGCACTTTCCCGAGCCGCTGGATGGGCCCGCGGCCCTCGATCGGCTCGTCACGCCCGACCTAGACGCGGCCCTCGGGCACGTGTTTGAGGCCCTTACGCTCACGCGCCATCGCCTCGACGGCCGGGTGCCGCTCATCGGCTTTGCCGGGGCGCCGTGGACGCTCATGGCCTACATGATTGAGGGGGGCGGCAGCAAGACCTACAAACAAGCGCGGGCCTGGCTGTACCGCCATCCCGACGCGGCGCACGCGCTCCTCGAACGCCTCGCTACCCTCATCGGCGACTACCTCGTGCGGCAGATCGACGCCGGCGCGCAGCTCGTGCAGGTGTTCGACTCGTGGGCGGGCCTGCTTGGCCCGTCTACGTTTCAGACGTTCGGCCTGCCGTACCTCACGGCAATTGCCGAGCGCGTGAAAGCAGCCCATCCCGACACCCCGGCCATTGTGTTTGCCAAGGGCGCGCCCTACGCGCTGGATGCCCTGGCCGACACGCCGTACGACGTCATCAGCCTCGACTGGACCATGGACCCCGCCGCGGCACGGCAGACGGTAGGCGCGCGGGCGGTGCTGCAGGGCAACCTCGACCCCTGCGCGCTCTATGCCGCCCCGGCCGACATCCGGCGGCACGTCCACGACATGCTCGCGGGCTTCGGGCCGCAGCCGCACATCGCCAACCTCGGCCACGGCATGCACCCCACCCACGACCCCGAGCACGCGCGCGCCTTCATCGAAGCCGTGCACGACGTCTCCGAGCAGATGCACGGCGGCTAG
- a CDS encoding RagB/SusD family nutrient uptake outer membrane protein, producing MSIPSFLTARTALLLTGALLVLSACDSFLERTPKQSIPSETALATPQNVEAALVGAYNALGDADLYGGQYMMSPDLLADNGDVQWTGTFEQPAAIWNKNILVSNSFIEAQWTDAYETINIANNVLSAVDVFDDAATAERVRGEALFIRGMLYFELVRLFGPPWSAGNPDQAPGVPLVLEPTREIGENLNVPRASVAAVYQQAIDDLTTAASLLPESNGFFADTYAASAILSRVYLMQGRYQLAAEAANRVIESDLYQLAPTFAQAFNNVSDIPEYIFAIQVTAQDGTNDLNTFYGSQENGGRGDIDIQQQHLNRYAAGDARGAFFYVDGESVVRTAKWRDDEADQANIPVVRLAELYLTRAEGNLRSGAGVGPNTPAEDVSIVRQRAGLSAVSSVTVSDILRERRLELSFEGNLLHDLKRTQRSVGSIPYDSGQILYPIPQREIDANPALEQNPYYSGA from the coding sequence ATGTCTATTCCATCCTTCCTTACTGCACGAACAGCCCTCTTGCTCACGGGCGCTCTCCTGGTGCTCAGCGCCTGCGACAGCTTCCTGGAGCGCACGCCCAAACAATCGATTCCCTCAGAAACGGCGCTCGCTACGCCGCAAAACGTTGAGGCGGCGCTGGTAGGCGCCTACAACGCCCTTGGCGATGCCGACTTGTACGGCGGGCAGTACATGATGTCGCCCGACCTGCTGGCTGACAACGGCGATGTGCAATGGACCGGCACCTTCGAGCAGCCGGCGGCCATCTGGAACAAAAATATCCTCGTGAGCAACAGCTTCATTGAGGCCCAGTGGACCGACGCCTACGAGACGATCAACATTGCCAACAACGTGCTCAGCGCGGTGGACGTCTTTGACGACGCTGCCACGGCCGAGCGCGTGCGCGGTGAGGCGCTCTTCATTCGGGGCATGCTGTACTTCGAGCTCGTGCGCCTCTTTGGCCCGCCGTGGAGCGCTGGCAATCCGGACCAAGCGCCGGGCGTGCCGCTGGTGCTGGAGCCCACCCGCGAGATTGGCGAAAACCTGAACGTGCCCCGCGCAAGCGTTGCGGCGGTTTATCAACAGGCGATCGACGATCTGACCACCGCGGCGAGCCTGCTTCCGGAGAGCAACGGCTTCTTTGCCGATACCTACGCGGCGAGCGCCATCCTCTCACGCGTCTACCTGATGCAGGGGCGCTACCAACTGGCAGCGGAAGCGGCCAATCGCGTGATCGAGTCGGACCTGTATCAGCTCGCGCCCACGTTTGCGCAGGCGTTCAACAACGTGAGTGACATTCCGGAGTACATCTTCGCGATACAGGTTACGGCGCAGGATGGCACCAACGACCTGAACACGTTTTACGGGTCGCAGGAGAACGGCGGCCGCGGCGACATCGACATCCAGCAGCAACACCTGAACCGCTACGCTGCCGGCGACGCACGCGGCGCGTTCTTCTACGTCGACGGCGAAAGCGTGGTGCGCACCGCAAAGTGGCGCGACGATGAGGCCGATCAGGCCAACATCCCGGTGGTGCGCCTTGCCGAGCTGTACCTGACGCGCGCCGAGGGAAATCTGCGGTCGGGCGCGGGCGTGGGGCCCAACACGCCCGCCGAAGATGTGAGCATCGTGCGCCAGCGGGCGGGGCTCAGCGCGGTGAGCAGCGTGACGGTGTCCGACATTTTGCGCGAGCGGCGGTTGGAGCTCTCCTTCGAGGGCAACCTCCTGCACGACCTGAAGCGCACGCAGCGCAGCGTAGGCTCCATCCCGTACGACTCGGGCCAGATTCTCTACCCGATCCCGCAGCGCGAGATCGACGCCAATCCGGCGCTGGAGCAGAATCCGTATTACAGCGGGGCGTGA
- a CDS encoding ABC1 kinase family protein has translation MPDASSSSSRPTAAAHGASEETSAAALPSARGDGQAQPSPAEARQKQRSPLADFDPLAPYRGALRRFFTVYRHVVGLLMGGHLAYVRSLPDVQTRGLRSPGKRLLAVLLRPLVQRDLRTLPFPVQLRKRLEILGPTFTKLGQILAIREDLLPPVITKELERLMDHLPPIPFVQVQDILREELGGAVADHFQWVDEEPLGSASIAQAHRARTLSGDDVVVKVIKPGSRDVVTSDLKLLEFFGVFLQWIIPQYQPQQIIDEFSAYTLREVDYTFEADHAEVFAANFQEEPGIVFPSIYRHLSTENVLTMSFIDGLRPGAAAARQLSPEERARVIDLGATAIIRMLYQDGFFHADLHAGNLKIIPGDTPQDLKVGFIDLGMVGRFGPRVRQRMLYYFYALVRGDVENAARYLLEMARVGEGGDPQGFRRAVTDLVRHFSAGRGRAPSIAHMILESLSLGARYRVFFPVEMTLMVKALVTFEGVGRTLDPSLDVMEVSRAHVRSIFRERFDPRRLSRELISGMPEVLDLMVQLPELLSSGAHALEGRLSNRAPEGNPLADLRSGIIAGACIIAGVLAAVQGAAVWLWAGLLALGAGLALFGR, from the coding sequence ATGCCTGATGCCTCCTCATCGTCCTCACGCCCGACGGCCGCTGCTCACGGAGCGTCCGAGGAGACGTCTGCGGCGGCGTTGCCCTCAGCGCGTGGCGACGGACAGGCCCAACCGTCCCCCGCTGAGGCGCGCCAAAAACAGCGCTCGCCGCTCGCGGACTTCGATCCGCTGGCGCCGTACCGGGGCGCGCTGCGGCGCTTCTTTACGGTGTATCGCCACGTGGTGGGGCTCCTCATGGGCGGGCACCTGGCGTACGTCCGCTCGCTGCCCGATGTGCAAACGCGCGGCCTGCGGTCGCCGGGCAAGCGGCTGCTGGCCGTTCTGCTGCGCCCCCTGGTGCAACGCGACCTGCGCACGCTGCCGTTTCCGGTACAACTGCGCAAGCGCCTCGAAATCTTAGGCCCCACCTTTACCAAACTCGGCCAAATCCTGGCCATCCGCGAGGACCTCTTGCCGCCGGTCATCACGAAGGAGCTGGAGCGGCTGATGGATCACCTGCCGCCGATTCCGTTCGTGCAGGTGCAGGACATCTTGAGGGAGGAGCTGGGCGGCGCGGTCGCGGATCATTTCCAGTGGGTCGACGAGGAGCCGCTGGGCTCGGCCTCCATCGCCCAGGCGCACCGCGCGCGCACCCTTTCCGGCGACGACGTGGTCGTGAAGGTGATTAAGCCCGGCAGCCGCGATGTGGTGACCTCCGACTTGAAGCTGCTGGAGTTTTTTGGGGTGTTCTTGCAATGGATCATCCCGCAGTACCAGCCGCAGCAAATCATTGACGAGTTTAGCGCCTACACGCTGCGTGAGGTCGATTACACCTTCGAGGCCGACCATGCCGAGGTGTTTGCAGCCAACTTCCAGGAGGAACCCGGCATTGTCTTTCCGTCCATTTACCGGCACCTGAGCACCGAAAATGTGCTTACCATGTCGTTCATTGACGGGCTGCGGCCGGGGGCAGCGGCGGCACGGCAGCTTTCGCCCGAGGAGCGTGCACGGGTGATCGATCTGGGCGCAACGGCCATCATTCGCATGCTGTACCAGGACGGCTTCTTCCACGCCGATTTGCACGCCGGAAATTTGAAGATCATCCCGGGCGACACGCCACAGGACCTGAAGGTAGGCTTTATCGACTTGGGGATGGTGGGGCGGTTTGGGCCGCGCGTGCGGCAGCGGATGCTCTATTATTTTTACGCGCTGGTGCGGGGCGATGTGGAGAATGCGGCGCGGTATCTGCTGGAAATGGCGCGGGTGGGCGAGGGCGGCGATCCGCAGGGCTTTCGGCGCGCCGTGACCGACCTGGTGCGGCACTTTTCCGCGGGCCGCGGGCGGGCGCCCAGTATTGCCCACATGATTTTGGAGTCGCTGAGTTTAGGCGCGCGCTATCGCGTGTTTTTTCCGGTGGAGATGACGCTGATGGTGAAGGCGTTGGTGACGTTTGAGGGCGTTGGGCGCACGCTCGATCCGTCGCTCGACGTGATGGAAGTGTCGCGTGCACACGTGCGCTCCATCTTTCGGGAACGGTTCGATCCGCGACGGCTAAGCCGCGAGCTGATCAGCGGGATGCCCGAGGTGCTCGACCTGATGGTGCAGCTGCCCGAGCTGCTCTCCTCCGGGGCGCACGCGCTTGAGGGGCGGCTGAGCAACCGCGCGCCTGAGGGCAATCCGCTGGCCGATCTGCGCAGCGGCATCATTGCGGGGGCCTGCATCATCGCGGGCGTCCTGGCCGCGGTGCAGGGGGCGGCAGTGTGGCTGTGGGCCGGGCTGTTGGCCCTGGGCGCGGGGCTCGCGCTGTTTGGACGCTGA
- the typA gene encoding translational GTPase TypA, protein MQQTNLRDIAIVAHVDHGKTTLVDAMLWQSGTFRDNEDVQERVMDSMDLEREKGITIMAKNTAVRYGEHKINIVDTPGHADFGGEVERTLRMVDGIMLLVDAAEGPLPQTRFVVQKALELELPAIVVLNKIDRKDARPDETLDAIYDLFIDLGADAEQIEFPVLYTIATEGRCTTNLDDDDAWTDLHPLLDQILETVPPPAGDPSATLQVLVTSVQRDNYLGPVAVGRVEQGTLSNRQRVSLCHRDGSQETAEVTALFTYEGLQRVEADTAGPGDIVAVAGVEGIGLGESLSHPETPAPLDPVHVDEPTLSMAFRVNNGPLSGREGDYVTSRQLRDRLFDEARNNLAIRVEDTDAADTLLVYGRGELQMAILIEQMRREGYEFCVGMPQVITKTIDGQQMEPYEIAEVDIPETHMGVVMERLGERKGTMQHMVNNGTGRVRLTFRVPSRGLIGYRSKFLTDTKGTGLLTHRFEDFGPWAGEIPHRTTGALVADRQGKATGYALLNLQDRGTFFVAPGDAVYEGMIVGENNRPQDLDVNITKEKKLTNMRAAAGEELERLPPPRDLSLEEAIEFIRSDELIEITPKRFRLRKLYLDPHKRKKAQMA, encoded by the coding sequence ATGCAGCAGACCAACCTCCGCGACATCGCCATTGTGGCGCACGTCGACCACGGCAAAACCACCCTCGTCGATGCCATGCTGTGGCAAAGCGGCACGTTTCGGGACAACGAGGACGTGCAGGAGCGCGTGATGGACTCGATGGACCTGGAGCGCGAAAAGGGCATCACCATCATGGCCAAGAATACGGCGGTGCGCTACGGCGAACACAAGATCAACATCGTCGATACGCCGGGCCACGCCGATTTTGGCGGCGAGGTGGAGCGCACCCTGCGCATGGTGGATGGCATCATGCTGCTTGTGGATGCCGCCGAGGGGCCGCTGCCGCAAACCCGCTTTGTGGTGCAGAAGGCCCTAGAGCTGGAGCTGCCTGCCATCGTGGTGCTCAACAAGATCGACCGGAAGGACGCGCGCCCCGACGAGACGCTGGACGCCATCTACGACTTGTTCATCGACCTGGGCGCCGATGCCGAGCAGATCGAGTTTCCGGTGCTGTACACCATCGCCACCGAGGGCCGCTGCACCACCAACCTCGACGATGACGACGCCTGGACGGACCTGCATCCGCTCCTCGACCAAATTCTGGAGACCGTACCGCCGCCCGCGGGCGACCCCAGCGCCACGCTGCAAGTGCTCGTCACCAGCGTGCAGCGCGACAACTACCTCGGCCCGGTGGCCGTGGGCCGCGTCGAGCAAGGCACGCTCAGCAACCGCCAGCGCGTGAGCCTGTGCCACCGCGACGGCTCGCAAGAAACCGCCGAGGTGACGGCCCTCTTTACCTACGAGGGCCTGCAGCGCGTGGAGGCCGACACGGCCGGTCCGGGCGACATCGTGGCCGTGGCCGGGGTGGAGGGCATCGGGCTGGGCGAGAGCCTCTCGCATCCCGAAACGCCCGCGCCGCTCGATCCCGTGCACGTCGACGAGCCCACCCTCTCGATGGCTTTCCGCGTAAACAACGGACCGCTGAGCGGCCGCGAGGGCGACTACGTCACGTCGCGCCAGCTGCGCGACCGCCTCTTCGACGAGGCCCGCAACAACCTCGCGATCCGCGTTGAAGACACCGACGCCGCCGACACGCTGCTCGTGTACGGCCGCGGCGAGCTGCAAATGGCCATCCTCATCGAACAGATGCGCCGCGAGGGCTACGAGTTTTGCGTGGGCATGCCGCAGGTCATCACCAAAACCATCGATGGCCAGCAGATGGAGCCCTACGAAATTGCCGAGGTCGACATTCCCGAAACGCACATGGGCGTCGTGATGGAGCGCCTTGGCGAACGCAAGGGCACCATGCAGCACATGGTGAACAACGGCACGGGCCGCGTGCGCCTCACCTTTCGCGTGCCCAGCCGCGGGCTCATTGGCTACCGCTCGAAGTTTCTGACCGACACCAAGGGAACCGGTCTGCTCACGCACCGCTTTGAGGACTTTGGGCCGTGGGCCGGCGAGATTCCGCACCGCACCACCGGCGCCCTCGTCGCGGACCGCCAGGGCAAGGCCACCGGCTACGCGCTGCTGAACCTGCAAGACCGCGGCACCTTCTTCGTGGCGCCGGGCGATGCCGTATACGAAGGCATGATCGTGGGCGAAAACAACCGCCCGCAAGATCTGGACGTCAACATCACGAAGGAGAAGAAGCTCACGAACATGCGCGCGGCCGCCGGCGAAGAGCTCGAGCGCCTGCCCCCGCCCCGCGACCTGTCGCTGGAAGAAGCCATCGAGTTTATCCGCTCGGACGAGCTCATCGAGATTACGCCCAAGCGCTTTCGCCTGCGCAAGCTCTACCTGGACCCGCACAAGCGCAAAAAGGCGCAGATGGCGTAG
- a CDS encoding dienelactone hydrolase family protein, whose protein sequence is MMRSVPVLLLCAFVLAACGGSSSDAPADASYADSMAQQHQGDTPEATAAVREPHIPVNAATVSYHTTDAGEAVTGYMAEPMNADSVLAQRGLTPDSTQLPGVVLIHEWWGLNDNIRAYARRVAGEGYRVLAVDLYNGMTAETPEGARDLMSTAMQNEDQLLANLAAAQTFLRTESGAPEVAVMGFCFGGGMALQAAVNQPKAWNGAVVYYGRVEGVEPSDVRPIAFPIVGFYGGQDGSIPVEGVTDFEEMLEQAGVTANIYIYEDAGHAFANPSGTSFSPKAAADAWDKATQFLRKYLYDGPPAAEPAS, encoded by the coding sequence ATGATGCGCTCCGTCCCGGTTCTTCTCCTTTGTGCCTTTGTACTGGCCGCATGCGGCGGCTCCTCGTCCGATGCGCCGGCCGACGCTTCGTATGCCGACAGCATGGCGCAGCAGCATCAGGGGGATACGCCCGAGGCCACGGCGGCCGTGCGCGAGCCTCACATTCCGGTAAACGCGGCCACCGTGTCGTACCACACCACCGATGCCGGCGAGGCGGTGACGGGCTACATGGCGGAGCCGATGAATGCCGATTCGGTGCTTGCGCAGCGCGGCCTTACCCCCGACAGCACCCAGCTGCCGGGCGTGGTGCTCATCCATGAATGGTGGGGCCTCAACGACAACATTCGGGCCTATGCGCGCCGCGTGGCGGGCGAGGGCTACCGCGTGCTGGCTGTGGACCTCTACAACGGCATGACGGCGGAAACGCCCGAAGGCGCTCGCGACTTGATGTCGACCGCGATGCAGAACGAGGACCAGCTGCTGGCCAACCTTGCGGCGGCGCAAACCTTCCTGCGTACCGAGAGCGGCGCGCCCGAGGTGGCCGTAATGGGCTTTTGCTTTGGCGGCGGCATGGCCCTGCAGGCAGCGGTCAATCAGCCGAAGGCGTGGAACGGCGCCGTGGTGTACTACGGTCGCGTGGAAGGCGTTGAGCCGAGCGACGTGCGCCCCATCGCCTTTCCCATCGTAGGATTTTACGGCGGCCAGGATGGCAGCATTCCGGTGGAAGGGGTGACGGACTTCGAGGAGATGCTGGAGCAGGCCGGCGTAACGGCCAACATCTACATCTATGAGGATGCCGGCCACGCATTTGCAAACCCCTCGGGCACCAGCTTCAGCCCGAAGGCCGCGGCCGATGCGTGGGACAAGGCCACGCAGTTTCTCCGCAAATACCTGTACGATGGCCCGCCCGCTGCGGAACCCGCTTCGTAA